The DNA region GGAACAGCTCCGGCACCTGGATGGTGGCGGCCAGCGCGGTGTCCTTGACCAGCGAGATGAAGCTGTTGCCCAGCGGCGGCAGGGCGGTGCGCGCAGCCTGCGGGAGGATGGCGCGGACCAGTGCCTGGCTGCGGCTCATGCCGATGCTGGCGGCGGCTTCCCATTGCCCCTTGTCGATGGAGGCGATGGCGGCGCGGAGGATCTCCGAGGTGTAGGCGGCCATGTTCAGCGAGAAGCCGATCAGCGCCGCCAGCAGTGGGCTCAGCTCCAGGCCGAGCTGGGGCAGGCCGTAGTAGATGATGAACAGCTGCACCAGCAGCGGGGTGCCACGGAAGAACGAGACGTAGACCCGCGCCAGGCCGCGCACCGGG from Pseudomonas tohonis includes:
- the tcyL gene encoding cystine ABC transporter permease, which codes for MIETSLQLALDSAPFLLKGALYTVVLSLGGMFFGLLLGFALALARLYAIAPVRGLARVYVSFFRGTPLLVQLFIIYYGLPQLGLELSPLLAALIGFSLNMAAYTSEILRAAIASIDKGQWEAAASIGMSRSQALVRAILPQAARTALPPLGNSFISLVKDTALAATIQVPELFRQAQLITARTFEIFTMYLAAALIYWVLATVLSHFQARLEARVNRHEQDS